Proteins co-encoded in one uncultured Draconibacterium sp. genomic window:
- a CDS encoding FtsX-like permease family protein yields MYNLKITLRRLFKDKAFSLINIFGLVIGILSFLVLFIHVSNEKSFDKHIADHENIYRVISAIGGNDNADWARSLGIVHTASAEIPEVKLATQFSHCNAGTIKLGENTLVQDNIMSVDEAFFEMFDVQIIAGNVSEISKPNTVFVTEDFVRKYYGNLNPVGQAIKIETLQYTRDLGDYEIRGVVKNTHPKTHFKYELLISQKGGLQERFAALPNRKIQWTYNYFKLQDGTDPKIVTDKVQAFYDASSLKTTSGPQEYEFSLFSLDDIHLKSDYRFELLESSSKINIGLFILISFVILAISLLNFTNLSIVKLIKRSKELGLKKSIGATKLQLVRQVLMEVFLLCVLAIGISLLAIESLKPIINRLFEIKFDIYFSELVVYLTIIGVLLTCLLITAFFVAVFLLARSSSIDILAGRNNFSGSYVLKSLLVVQVTIVIILVSGTLLVNKQISFVLNKPLGFDKENVVVLTVKDFSKDPGVFARELEKQSQVVSEGMTEHHFGYPAQGMGLEGFGIDGTAELVFANYDYLKTMNIKLIHNWIQPDADTVRGMVINNHLYHRLMEKHGSMDNLIAYSNAQPLGPGETRINFVGVAEDFNYSSAHQSIGDFAFWLDEGGHRARFTHVRINNLHAGMAAIKNTWNEYYPNQEPDYFFIDEKIAQQYKAETILSRILFVFSAIGVLISIIGISALALFISQQRTKEIGIRKVNGATVSEILGLLNQSFVKWVLIAFVIATPLSFYAMSKWLENFAYKTNVSWWIFTLAGIMALGVALFTVSWHSWRAATRNPVEALRYE; encoded by the coding sequence ATGTACAACCTAAAAATTACATTACGGCGCCTCTTTAAAGACAAGGCCTTTTCGCTGATCAATATCTTTGGATTGGTGATTGGTATTTTGTCTTTCCTGGTTTTGTTCATTCATGTTTCAAACGAGAAAAGTTTTGACAAACATATTGCGGATCACGAAAATATTTATCGTGTGATTTCTGCTATTGGCGGAAATGATAACGCAGACTGGGCTCGAAGTCTGGGAATTGTGCACACTGCATCGGCTGAAATTCCGGAAGTAAAACTCGCTACACAGTTTTCGCATTGCAATGCGGGAACTATAAAGTTAGGCGAAAATACGTTGGTTCAAGACAACATCATGTCGGTGGATGAGGCATTCTTTGAGATGTTTGATGTTCAAATTATTGCCGGCAATGTATCAGAAATTTCGAAACCCAATACCGTTTTTGTTACCGAAGATTTTGTACGAAAATATTACGGCAACCTAAATCCTGTTGGGCAAGCTATAAAAATTGAAACACTACAATATACACGGGATTTGGGCGATTACGAAATTCGGGGAGTGGTAAAAAATACCCATCCGAAGACCCATTTCAAATACGAACTGCTGATCTCTCAAAAAGGGGGATTGCAGGAACGCTTTGCTGCGTTACCCAACCGAAAAATACAGTGGACTTATAACTATTTCAAACTTCAGGATGGAACCGATCCGAAGATCGTTACAGACAAAGTGCAGGCTTTTTACGATGCCAGCAGCCTGAAAACCACATCCGGTCCACAGGAATATGAATTTTCTTTATTTTCGTTGGATGATATTCACTTAAAATCGGATTACCGTTTCGAGTTGCTTGAAAGTTCAAGCAAGATAAATATTGGATTGTTTATCCTTATATCATTTGTCATTCTCGCGATCTCGTTGCTGAATTTCACCAACCTTTCCATTGTCAAATTAATAAAACGATCAAAAGAGCTGGGCCTCAAAAAATCAATAGGAGCCACGAAGCTCCAGTTGGTTAGGCAAGTTTTAATGGAAGTATTTTTGCTTTGTGTGTTGGCAATTGGCATTTCATTACTGGCAATTGAAAGTTTAAAACCGATAATTAATCGTTTATTCGAGATTAAATTTGATATTTATTTTTCAGAGCTGGTTGTATATCTCACCATCATTGGGGTTTTACTCACCTGCCTTTTGATCACTGCCTTTTTTGTGGCGGTATTTTTGCTTGCCCGCAGTTCGTCCATCGATATTTTGGCGGGGCGTAACAACTTTTCGGGCAGTTATGTGCTGAAATCCTTGCTGGTTGTGCAGGTGACGATTGTGATTATTCTTGTTTCAGGAACCTTGTTAGTAAATAAGCAGATCAGTTTTGTTTTAAATAAACCATTGGGTTTCGATAAGGAAAATGTGGTGGTTTTAACGGTAAAAGATTTTTCGAAGGATCCGGGTGTTTTTGCACGCGAACTGGAAAAACAAAGCCAGGTGGTTTCAGAAGGAATGACGGAACACCATTTCGGTTATCCTGCACAGGGAATGGGGTTGGAAGGATTCGGAATTGACGGAACAGCCGAGCTTGTTTTTGCCAACTACGACTACCTCAAAACCATGAATATTAAACTCATACATAATTGGATACAACCGGATGCCGACACGGTGCGGGGAATGGTGATAAACAATCATTTGTATCACCGATTGATGGAGAAACACGGAAGTATGGATAATCTTATAGCCTACTCAAATGCACAACCCTTAGGACCGGGAGAAACACGCATTAATTTTGTCGGCGTTGCTGAAGATTTTAATTACAGTTCGGCACACCAAAGTATTGGCGATTTTGCGTTTTGGCTCGATGAAGGGGGACACAGGGCACGTTTTACACATGTGCGGATTAACAACCTGCATGCTGGCATGGCAGCCATAAAAAACACCTGGAATGAATATTACCCCAACCAGGAACCCGACTATTTTTTTATTGATGAAAAAATTGCTCAACAATATAAGGCAGAAACCATTTTAAGTCGTATCCTTTTTGTTTTTTCAGCCATCGGGGTACTTATTAGTATTATCGGGATCAGTGCGTTGGCCTTGTTTATTTCGCAGCAACGAACCAAAGAAATTGGTATCCGAAAAGTAAATGGTGCAACGGTTTCAGAAATATTGGGATTGTTGAATCAGAGTTTTGTAAAATGGGTGTTAATTGCATTTGTTATTGCTACTCCGCTTTCTTTTTATGCCATGAGTAAGTGGCTTGAAAATTTTGCTTACAAAACCAATGTGAGCTGGTGGATTTTTACACTGGCTGGAATAATGGCTTTGGGTGTTGCATTATTTACCGTTAGCTGGCACAGCTGGCGTGCTGCAACACGTAACCCGGTTGAGGCACTCAGATATGAATAA
- a CDS encoding ABC transporter permease encodes MFRNYLKVALRSLLKNRLFTFINITGLVIGMVVALLIFNYVSFERSYDSMHENADRIYRVESKFYEGETLTDDWATASFGYASAMKENIPGIQDYVRIAINNTEQMVSYEEEKSRENTVAITEPSFFSIFSFKLIDGDASTALSTPNKVVISQLAAHKFFKNENPLGKILEFRTLNQTYECEVSGVLEDIPANSHFNFDYFISWDTQPDWIKNFWYLHETYSYVQLEPGISPASIENAFPAMSERYKTADALKNKTWAIELQPLTDIHLTPQKQYEREAKGNAKAVKALVLIALAILLIAWINYINLTTSRSLERAREVGVRKVSGAQKKQLIIQFLIESTLVNVVALAISIGLFLLFIPSFNSFIGKNIGFSILYMPRFWVLITLFLVTGIILSGLYPSLVLSNVKPAIILKGKYLNSQRAGVVRKGLVVFQFVASLVLICGTLVVYAQLKYMQNQPLGINIDRTLIVKFPAQTSNLMEKVMSFKRQLKDLPDVKNVTISNAVPGMEVAFFASNRLYEDASRQNRLYEMQTVDYDFIDTYGMNILEGRGFDKTFTNDIKKVILNEETVKQLGFANNADAIDQKILIEGESEPYQVIGVVENYHQQSLNKAYTPIMMIMYNSIGWLSPKYLSVKISGADVASASGKVTGIWNQFFPESTFDYFFSDQFYEAQYTLDRKFATIFGLFALMAIFIACLGLWALALFAGLIRKKEMGVRKALGASTPSLFYNLSSEFIYLTLYSSILGIPLAFFIMNEWLKSYAFRTEMNWWFFVLPIVVLVLIASLTVSYQTLKTAHSSAVDSLKYE; translated from the coding sequence ATGTTTAGAAATTACCTGAAAGTAGCACTTCGTAGCTTGTTGAAAAACAGGCTTTTCACTTTTATAAATATTACCGGTTTGGTAATTGGTATGGTGGTGGCCTTGCTCATTTTTAACTATGTAAGTTTCGAGCGCAGCTACGACTCGATGCATGAAAATGCAGATCGTATTTATCGTGTGGAAAGTAAATTCTACGAAGGCGAAACACTTACCGATGATTGGGCAACGGCATCGTTTGGTTATGCCAGTGCGATGAAAGAAAACATTCCCGGCATTCAGGATTATGTGCGAATTGCTATTAACAACACCGAGCAGATGGTGAGTTACGAGGAAGAGAAATCGCGCGAGAATACCGTTGCTATTACCGAGCCTTCTTTCTTTTCCATTTTCTCGTTTAAACTGATTGATGGCGATGCGTCAACAGCCTTAAGCACTCCGAATAAAGTAGTTATTTCTCAACTGGCAGCACATAAGTTTTTCAAAAACGAAAATCCATTGGGTAAAATTTTAGAGTTCAGAACACTGAATCAGACTTATGAATGCGAGGTAAGCGGTGTGCTTGAAGATATTCCGGCCAATAGCCATTTTAACTTCGATTATTTTATATCGTGGGATACACAACCCGACTGGATTAAAAATTTCTGGTACCTGCACGAAACCTACTCGTATGTGCAGCTGGAACCCGGCATTTCGCCCGCAAGTATTGAAAACGCTTTTCCGGCTATGTCGGAAAGGTACAAAACTGCCGATGCGTTAAAAAATAAAACCTGGGCTATTGAATTACAACCGTTGACTGATATACACCTGACACCGCAAAAACAATACGAACGCGAAGCCAAAGGAAATGCAAAGGCCGTAAAAGCCCTGGTTTTAATTGCGCTGGCTATTCTTCTCATCGCCTGGATCAACTATATTAATCTTACTACCTCCCGATCGCTGGAGCGTGCCCGGGAAGTGGGAGTGAGAAAGGTATCCGGGGCACAGAAAAAGCAACTGATCATTCAGTTTTTAATCGAATCAACTCTGGTAAATGTTGTTGCTCTGGCTATTTCAATTGGTTTGTTTCTGCTGTTCATCCCATCATTTAATTCGTTTATAGGTAAAAACATCGGCTTTTCAATTTTATACATGCCGCGCTTTTGGGTGTTAATCACATTATTTCTTGTAACGGGCATAATACTTTCCGGACTGTATCCGTCGCTTGTGTTGTCGAATGTAAAACCCGCAATTATATTAAAAGGAAAATACCTGAACTCACAACGTGCTGGCGTGGTACGAAAAGGGTTGGTTGTTTTTCAGTTTGTGGCGTCGCTGGTTTTAATTTGCGGAACCCTGGTTGTTTATGCGCAGCTAAAATACATGCAGAATCAACCGCTGGGTATAAACATTGATAGAACATTAATCGTGAAATTTCCTGCACAAACTTCCAATTTAATGGAGAAAGTGATGAGTTTTAAACGTCAGTTAAAAGATTTGCCCGATGTGAAAAATGTGACTATTTCAAACGCGGTTCCGGGAATGGAGGTGGCCTTTTTTGCCTCCAATCGGTTGTATGAAGATGCTTCCAGGCAAAACCGCTTGTACGAAATGCAAACGGTTGACTACGATTTTATTGACACTTACGGAATGAATATTCTGGAAGGAAGGGGCTTTGATAAAACATTCACTAACGATATAAAAAAGGTTATTCTGAACGAAGAAACGGTAAAACAGCTGGGGTTTGCAAATAATGCAGATGCCATTGATCAGAAAATTTTAATTGAAGGAGAATCAGAGCCTTACCAGGTAATTGGTGTGGTTGAAAATTACCATCAGCAATCGCTGAATAAAGCATATACGCCGATAATGATGATCATGTATAACAGCATCGGGTGGCTATCACCAAAATATTTGTCTGTTAAAATATCGGGAGCCGACGTGGCTTCCGCTTCGGGAAAAGTAACCGGAATTTGGAATCAGTTCTTCCCCGAATCAACTTTCGATTATTTCTTTTCCGATCAGTTTTACGAAGCTCAGTATACACTTGACCGAAAGTTTGCTACCATTTTTGGGCTGTTTGCACTGATGGCCATTTTTATTGCGTGTTTGGGGTTGTGGGCACTGGCTCTGTTTGCCGGATTAATCCGCAAAAAGGAAATGGGTGTTCGAAAAGCTTTGGGAGCATCAACGCCGAGTTTGTTTTATAACCTTTCAAGCGAGTTTATCTATCTAACATTGTATTCGTCAATTTTAGGCATTCCTTTAGCCTTTTTTATAATGAATGAATGGCTGAAATCATATGCATTCAGAACCGAAATGAATTGGTGGTTTTTTGTTTTGCCAATTGTTGTGCTTGTGTTAATCGCTTCTTTAACCGTTAGTTATCAAACACTAAAAACAGCCCATTCGAGTGCGGTAGATAGTTTGAAGTATGAATAA
- a CDS encoding GxxExxY protein — MTEINDDLTYKIIGCAMKVHNTLGNGFQEVIYQRCLAIEFDNAGIAFKREQEMPIYYEGFEVGKHRADFIIEEKVMVELKAIINLEDVHLAQGLNYLTAYNLETGLLINFGSTSLQTKRLCKKH, encoded by the coding sequence ATGACAGAGATAAATGATGACTTAACATATAAGATTATTGGTTGCGCTATGAAGGTTCACAATACTTTAGGAAATGGATTTCAGGAAGTAATTTATCAAAGGTGTTTGGCAATTGAGTTCGATAACGCAGGAATTGCTTTTAAGCGAGAACAAGAAATGCCCATTTATTACGAAGGTTTCGAAGTTGGTAAACACCGAGCAGATTTTATAATTGAAGAAAAAGTAATGGTTGAATTAAAAGCAATCATTAACCTGGAGGACGTGCATCTTGCACAAGGTTTAAACTACTTAACAGCATACAATTTAGAAACGGGTTTGCTAATTAATTTTGGCTCTACCAGCCTGCAAACCAAACGACTGTGCAAAAAACATTAA
- a CDS encoding ABC transporter ATP-binding protein: MIQLKNIDKYYDAKFQRTFVLKGVNLDIKQGEFVSIMGPSGAGKSTLLNIIGFLDEPNEGEYLFLDQPANKLKEKQKVQYHRSHIGFIFQAFHLIEEMNVYENIETPLVYRGVKGKERKAMVADMLDRFSIVAKKDLFPSQLSGGQQQLVAIARAIVGSPKLLLADEPTGNLHSEQGQMIMELLKKLNDEGMTIIQVTHSEENAKYGNRIVRLKDGYLKEDE, translated from the coding sequence ATGATACAATTAAAAAACATCGACAAATATTACGACGCAAAATTTCAACGTACATTTGTGCTAAAAGGAGTAAACCTTGATATTAAACAAGGCGAATTTGTTTCAATAATGGGGCCCAGTGGAGCAGGTAAATCAACATTGCTGAATATTATTGGTTTTCTGGATGAACCAAACGAAGGCGAGTATTTATTCCTCGATCAGCCAGCCAATAAGTTAAAGGAAAAGCAAAAAGTACAATATCACCGCAGTCATATCGGGTTTATCTTTCAGGCTTTTCACCTGATTGAGGAAATGAATGTATACGAAAACATTGAAACGCCCTTGGTATATCGCGGCGTGAAGGGAAAAGAGCGCAAAGCAATGGTTGCCGACATGCTCGACCGATTTAGTATTGTGGCCAAAAAGGATCTGTTCCCAAGTCAGTTATCGGGTGGTCAACAGCAATTGGTCGCTATTGCACGAGCCATTGTTGGTAGTCCGAAACTTCTGTTGGCCGACGAACCTACCGGGAACCTGCACAGCGAGCAAGGCCAAATGATTATGGAACTCCTGAAAAAACTGAACGATGAGGGAATGACGATTATTCAGGTTACGCACTCTGAGGAAAATGCAAAATACGGAAACCGTATTGTTCGTTTAAAAGATGGTTATTTGAAAGAAGACGAATAG
- a CDS encoding ABC transporter permease, whose amino-acid sequence MIPKVVFRNLLKHPFLNLVKIVGLGLALVGIIFIALFLKNELTYDSYYQKSARTYRYTITDPDFFSGKHFARIINPGYIHEMSDALPEVDEFVRLRPVRGGLMKYDQRYYKVEQAFECDSTFFNVFDAKMLIGNKETVLENPASMVVSQRFAQKVFGNKNPVGEVLTLPSGQYYGEDQDFTIAGVMDDFPANSHFHPDFVATPLTDQFTYGWAWTYLVLNENTSVENVKAGIYTYLKNNRETNPEEMDTEVHLQRISDIHLNSHKLREIEENSNIRNVYVLAIAAFILLLISISNYANLNIGMAGFSAKYLFINKLLGSSKSTVVKYFLFEGICILGATLFSSILLSVPVTIGIIRFYQLNLVAGNFSIIILLVLLFSLLTLLFGMIPVLKSVFSSIRLGGKRGSAVALHRNGVSRVLIVFQYAFSIALIITVIVISRQTNYALKNSMGVQQDNVICFESVHASIQQKFGVLKEELLQYNSIESVSAMLEPPGGEANDMFPFEMEGYESEDPEQNSDGIGIFPCDYSFASIFNLQFLAGTNFSENNKDNEGSGEYIINKAAMKRLHYSTPDEIVGKDFRLIFSTPGSGITIPKGKIIGVVEDFHLSSLRKQVEPLVLFKRDKLWLLNFVVSFKPGMRDEALADMKKVWSDLFPEYPFQYEHVDAMYKRVYKAELLQARLLSVFTLVALFICSMGLFGLALIITQTRTKEIGVRKVNGARVSEILTLLNKDYIKWVALAFLIACPAAWYAMDKWLGNFAYKTNLSWWIFVVAGVLALGIALFTVSFQSYRAAIRNPVEALRYE is encoded by the coding sequence ATGATTCCAAAAGTCGTATTTCGAAACTTGCTTAAGCATCCTTTTTTAAACCTGGTAAAAATAGTCGGGCTTGGTCTGGCCTTAGTCGGGATAATATTTATTGCACTGTTTCTGAAAAATGAGCTGACCTACGATTCGTATTATCAGAAATCAGCCCGCACTTATCGTTACACGATTACAGATCCCGACTTTTTTAGCGGAAAGCATTTTGCTCGTATTATCAATCCTGGGTATATTCATGAAATGAGCGATGCGCTGCCTGAGGTGGACGAATTTGTTCGCTTACGTCCGGTGCGTGGCGGTTTAATGAAATACGATCAGCGGTACTACAAAGTGGAGCAGGCTTTTGAATGCGACAGTACCTTTTTCAATGTTTTTGATGCTAAAATGTTGATTGGCAATAAAGAAACTGTGCTTGAAAATCCGGCATCGATGGTAGTCTCTCAACGTTTTGCTCAAAAGGTTTTTGGGAATAAAAATCCGGTGGGCGAGGTGCTTACCTTGCCATCCGGGCAGTATTACGGCGAAGACCAGGATTTTACCATTGCAGGAGTAATGGATGATTTTCCGGCAAACAGTCACTTTCATCCCGATTTTGTGGCTACTCCGCTGACTGATCAGTTTACTTACGGCTGGGCCTGGACTTATCTGGTTTTAAACGAAAATACTTCGGTTGAAAATGTAAAAGCAGGAATTTATACTTACCTGAAAAATAATCGCGAAACGAATCCGGAGGAAATGGACACCGAGGTGCATTTGCAAAGGATTTCCGATATTCATTTAAACTCGCATAAACTCCGTGAGATTGAAGAAAACAGTAACATCCGAAACGTTTATGTACTGGCCATTGCGGCTTTTATTTTACTGCTTATTTCAATTAGTAATTATGCCAATCTGAATATTGGTATGGCCGGTTTCAGCGCAAAATATCTGTTTATAAACAAGCTGCTTGGCTCATCAAAAAGTACAGTGGTGAAGTACTTCTTATTCGAGGGGATTTGTATTCTTGGGGCAACTTTATTTTCTTCTATTTTGTTGTCGGTACCGGTTACTATCGGGATTATTCGTTTCTATCAACTAAATTTGGTGGCAGGTAATTTCTCGATAATTATTCTTTTGGTTTTGTTATTCAGTTTATTAACGCTGTTATTTGGAATGATTCCGGTTCTTAAATCAGTATTCTCATCTATTCGTTTGGGCGGAAAACGAGGATCTGCCGTGGCGCTGCATCGAAATGGTGTCAGCCGTGTTTTAATCGTTTTTCAATATGCTTTTTCCATTGCGTTAATCATCACTGTAATTGTTATTTCGCGGCAAACCAACTACGCACTAAAAAACAGTATGGGTGTTCAGCAAGACAATGTGATTTGTTTCGAATCGGTTCATGCCAGTATTCAGCAAAAGTTTGGCGTGCTTAAAGAGGAATTGCTGCAGTACAACAGCATCGAGTCGGTTTCTGCCATGTTGGAACCTCCGGGCGGTGAGGCAAACGATATGTTTCCGTTTGAAATGGAAGGTTACGAATCTGAAGATCCTGAACAGAACTCTGATGGCATTGGTATTTTCCCCTGCGATTATTCGTTTGCATCGATATTCAACCTGCAGTTTTTGGCTGGGACCAACTTCTCGGAAAACAATAAAGACAACGAAGGTTCGGGCGAATACATCATCAATAAAGCTGCTATGAAACGTCTGCATTATTCTACGCCGGATGAAATTGTTGGAAAAGATTTTAGGTTGATTTTTTCCACTCCGGGATCGGGAATTACCATTCCAAAAGGGAAAATTATTGGCGTGGTTGAAGACTTTCATCTATCAAGTTTACGAAAGCAGGTAGAGCCACTGGTGCTTTTTAAACGCGATAAATTGTGGCTTCTAAACTTTGTGGTTTCATTTAAACCCGGAATGAGAGATGAGGCACTGGCCGATATGAAAAAGGTATGGAGTGATCTGTTTCCCGAATATCCGTTTCAGTACGAACACGTTGATGCCATGTATAAACGTGTGTACAAAGCCGAGCTGTTGCAGGCACGTTTGCTTTCGGTTTTTACGCTTGTTGCCTTGTTTATTTGCTCCATGGGATTGTTTGGCCTGGCGCTTATTATTACACAAACCCGAACCAAAGAAATTGGTGTGCGAAAAGTTAATGGAGCACGTGTTTCCGAGATATTGACGTTGCTGAACAAAGATTATATCAAATGGGTAGCATTGGCCTTTTTAATTGCTTGTCCGGCGGCATGGTATGCCATGGATAAGTGGCTTGGGAATTTTGCCTACAAAACCAACTTAAGTTGGTGGATTTTTGTGGTAGCCGGAGTGTTGGCATTGGGAATCGCCTTGTTTACAGTAAGTTTTCAATCGTATAGGGCGGCCATTCGAAATCCGGTAGAAGCTTTGCGTTATGAATAA
- a CDS encoding helix-turn-helix transcriptional regulator — MIQTIALLSPVYVTLFWGLNFVLQKKSANLPRWTLGVFLLFACLLYVSHAIFFSRFDHFYAFFESIYLGVALSLYPLFYTYILQLTTIRLKFPQHLLHFLPGIFFGLSTLILTLILTPEERIFYVKHILVETNLKEISIDTLPGLRGWNFLLSRIALILQTIIYLVLLIRISNKHEKVINNYFSNTEGKKINWIKNLGYIAFVVSLAAIIFALLGRSYFVHHNLSLIIPSAFFTTLFFLIGYKGNMQREVFERLYEPEENNANKKTPESSENDLKTRLLRLFEHDKIYQVNNLRISTVCESLLTNRTYISKLINDEFEMNFNEFVNKYRVEDAKQLLLSHENNKFTMDYIAQQAGFGSVASFSRVFKEIEGTTPGKFREKNSSKLY, encoded by the coding sequence ATGATACAAACCATCGCATTATTATCTCCTGTTTATGTCACCCTTTTTTGGGGCTTAAACTTTGTATTGCAAAAAAAATCGGCTAACCTTCCTCGCTGGACACTTGGTGTTTTTTTACTTTTTGCATGCTTATTATATGTTTCTCATGCCATTTTTTTCTCACGATTCGACCACTTTTATGCTTTTTTCGAAAGCATCTACTTAGGTGTAGCATTGTCACTTTACCCTCTTTTTTACACCTACATACTACAATTAACGACCATCCGGCTTAAATTTCCACAACATCTGCTTCATTTCTTGCCAGGCATTTTCTTTGGATTATCTACTTTAATTTTAACGCTAATACTTACACCCGAGGAACGCATTTTTTATGTCAAACATATTCTTGTAGAAACAAACCTGAAAGAAATAAGTATTGATACTCTGCCCGGACTTAGAGGTTGGAATTTTCTGTTAAGCCGAATAGCGCTTATTCTTCAAACAATAATATACCTGGTTCTACTTATTCGCATTTCAAACAAACACGAAAAAGTAATTAACAACTACTTTTCGAATACGGAAGGAAAGAAGATTAATTGGATAAAAAATTTAGGATATATTGCTTTTGTCGTTTCACTGGCAGCCATAATTTTTGCATTACTGGGCAGAAGTTATTTTGTACACCATAACCTTTCGCTTATTATTCCTTCCGCTTTTTTTACCACACTCTTTTTTCTTATCGGTTACAAAGGAAACATGCAACGTGAGGTTTTTGAACGGCTCTACGAACCAGAGGAAAACAATGCGAATAAAAAAACTCCGGAATCCTCTGAAAATGACTTAAAAACACGTCTTTTAAGACTATTCGAACACGATAAAATCTACCAGGTTAACAACCTGAGGATAAGTACTGTTTGTGAATCGCTGCTTACCAACCGCACCTACATTTCGAAATTGATTAACGACGAATTTGAAATGAATTTTAACGAGTTTGTAAACAAATACCGGGTGGAAGATGCTAAACAACTGTTGCTTTCCCATGAAAACAACAAATTCACGATGGACTATATTGCCCAGCAAGCCGGCTTCGGCTCCGTTGCATCATTTTCGCGGGTATTTAAAGAAATTGAAGGAACAACTCCTGGAAAATTCCGCGAAAAAAACAGTTCCAAATTGTATTAA
- a CDS encoding TIM barrel protein, translating into MERRNFIRNAAAGTLAFSGISSIAGASVSDSKVSNSAKFKLKYAPGLETFREHAGKDPIENLKFIADQGFTAFFDNGLMWKPAEMQEKIGNEAARLGLDIGPFIVYADHGAKYGVTDDPEVTKMLVAKTEEALNVQKRTGAKTGLITFGIYDEKMDWDYQTINVINHMRACCDVAGKSGLDLVMEPLNHQVDHPKLFLTKMAQAKMICVAVDHPSCKIVDDLYHQQITEGNLIMNMDICWDYIGAFHCGDNPGRKEPGTGEINFVNIFKHIYNKGYNGTICAEHGKSIPGLEGEIAFIEAYRKADSFEV; encoded by the coding sequence ATGGAAAGAAGAAATTTTATTCGTAACGCAGCAGCAGGCACACTAGCTTTCAGTGGAATTTCAAGTATTGCAGGAGCTTCAGTTTCCGATTCGAAAGTGTCAAATTCGGCTAAGTTTAAGTTGAAATATGCACCGGGACTTGAAACATTTCGCGAACATGCCGGAAAAGATCCGATTGAAAACCTGAAGTTTATTGCCGATCAGGGTTTCACTGCATTTTTTGACAATGGCCTGATGTGGAAACCAGCAGAAATGCAAGAAAAAATTGGCAACGAAGCAGCACGACTTGGACTCGATATTGGCCCGTTTATCGTTTATGCCGATCATGGTGCAAAATACGGTGTTACTGACGATCCCGAGGTAACAAAAATGTTGGTAGCTAAAACCGAAGAAGCACTTAATGTACAAAAAAGAACAGGTGCAAAAACAGGGTTGATAACATTCGGCATATACGACGAAAAAATGGATTGGGATTATCAAACCATTAATGTAATCAACCATATGCGTGCTTGTTGCGATGTTGCCGGAAAAAGCGGACTGGATTTAGTTATGGAACCACTGAATCATCAGGTTGACCACCCCAAATTATTCCTTACCAAAATGGCGCAGGCAAAAATGATATGCGTAGCCGTTGATCATCCAAGCTGCAAAATTGTTGACGATCTGTATCATCAGCAAATTACCGAGGGCAACCTCATTATGAATATGGATATCTGCTGGGATTATATTGGCGCTTTTCATTGTGGCGACAACCCCGGACGTAAAGAACCCGGAACCGGAGAAATTAACTTTGTCAATATTTTTAAGCACATATACAATAAAGGCTATAACGGAACAATTTGCGCCGAACATGGTAAAAGTATTCCCGGATTAGAAGGCGAAATAGCTTTTATTGAAGCGTACCGGAAAGCCGATTCTTTTGAAGTTTAG